A DNA window from Engraulis encrasicolus isolate BLACKSEA-1 chromosome 3, IST_EnEncr_1.0, whole genome shotgun sequence contains the following coding sequences:
- the LOC134445169 gene encoding tripartite motif-containing protein 16-like isoform X2, whose amino-acid sequence MNTTRHSPSRKSGAPQDPATLNCGHNYCLGCIEGCWNEEDVKGVYSCPQCRQTFTPRPVLKKNFIMAELVDQMKKCRIQTAAAVECAAGPGDVACDVCTGRKLKAVKSCLECVVSYCDTHLKTHNEVNPGRNHTMTDATGQLQERICPRHKKPYDIFCRTDQSCICYLCTMDDHKGHDTITATAEWSQKKDGLGQSQRRSQQILQLKEKELQELRKAVETLKSGTQTAVEESERMFTEMIRSIERRCSEVTKLIRAQEKAEVSRAEGLLKRLEQEIAELKRTDAEMTQLSLTQDPIHFLKNIASITGSPYSTISTSVTFSQSFSLEPLKESVSALKMQLEEKLDSVFKQEIVRISAAVSDGQALIAEPVTREDFLQYCCRFTVDPNTAYRDLHLSEGNRRVERRLEDQSYPAHPDRFDVYPQVLCREGVSARCYWEVERSGDVDIAVSYKSISRKGRGDECWFGRNDQSWSLLLTSSSSSFYHNKEVTKLPLVASSRIGVYVDHRAGTLAFYSISGDTMTLLYRVHTTFTHTLYPGFGFELFVGGSVRLL is encoded by the exons ATGAATACAACACGCCACTCCCCATCCAGGAAGTCTGGAGCGCCACAG GATCCGGCGACTCTTAACTGTGGACACAATTACTGTTTGGGTTGTATTGAGGGCTGCTGGAATGAGGAAGATGTGAAGGGCGTTTACAGCTGTCCTCAGTGCAGACAGACTTTCACACCAAGACCTGTTTTAAAGAAGAATTTTATTATGGCTGAGCTCGTGGATCAAATGAAGAAATGCAGAATACAAACTGCAGCTGctgttgaatgtgctgctggacctggagatgtggcctgTGACGTCTGCACCggtagaaaactcaaagctgtcaagtcctgtctggagtgtgtgGTATCATACTGTGACACTCATTTAAAAACTCACAATGAAGTTAACCCAGGCAGAAATCACACCATGACTGATGCCAcaggccagctacaggagaggatctgccCCCGCCATAAGAAGCCTTACGACATATTCTGTCGCAccgaccagagttgcatctgctatctgtgtacTATGGACGATCACAAAGGCCACGACACGATCACAGCTACGGCAGAATGGAGTCAGAAAAAG GATGGTTTGGGTCAGAGCCAGAGGAGATCCCAGCAGATactccagttgaaggagaaggagctgcaggagctgaggaaggctgtggagactctcaag tctggtacacagacagcagtggaggagagtgagaggatgtttactgagatgatccgctccattgagagaaggtgctctgaggtgacaaagctgatcagagctcaggagaaggctgaggtgagtcgagctgaaggactcctgaagcgactggagcaggagattgctgagctgaagaggacagatgctgagatgacaCAACTGtcactgacacaggatcccatccatttcctcaag AACATTGCGTCCATCACTGGGAGTccttacagcacaatttcaaccagcgtgaccttcagccaaagcttctccttggagcccctgaaggaatctgtgtctgcactgaagatgcagctggaggagaaattagattcagtcttcaagcaggaaatagtcaggatatctgcagcag tgtctgatggccaggctcttattgctgaaccagtgaccagagaggacttcttacagt attgCTGTCGCTTCACtgtggatccaaacacagcatacagagaccTCCATCTGtcagaggggaacaggagggtggagaggagacttGAGGACCAGTCATATCCTgctcatccagacagatttgatgtgtatcctcaggtgctgtgtagagagggtgtgtctgcacgctgctactgggaggttgagaggagtggagatgttgatatagcagtgtcatataaaagcatcagcaggaaaggacggGGTGATGAGTGTTGGTTTGGacgtaatgatcagtcctggagtctgctcctcaccagctccagctcctctttctACCACAATAAGGAAGtgactaaactccctctagtggccagctccagaataggagtgtatgtggatcacagggcaggaactctggccttctacagcatctctggagacacaatgaccctcctgtacagagtccacaccacattcacacacacactctaccctggctTTGGGTTTGAGTTGTTTGTTGGTGGATCAGTGAGGCTGCTGTGA
- the LOC134445169 gene encoding tripartite motif-containing protein 16-like isoform X1 gives MAEAMASNEDIFMCPICLDFLKDPATLNCGHNYCLGCIEGCWNEEDVKGVYSCPQCRQTFTPRPVLKKNFIMAELVDQMKKCRIQTAAAVECAAGPGDVACDVCTGRKLKAVKSCLECVVSYCDTHLKTHNEVNPGRNHTMTDATGQLQERICPRHKKPYDIFCRTDQSCICYLCTMDDHKGHDTITATAEWSQKKDGLGQSQRRSQQILQLKEKELQELRKAVETLKSGTQTAVEESERMFTEMIRSIERRCSEVTKLIRAQEKAEVSRAEGLLKRLEQEIAELKRTDAEMTQLSLTQDPIHFLKNIASITGSPYSTISTSVTFSQSFSLEPLKESVSALKMQLEEKLDSVFKQEIVRISAAVSDGQALIAEPVTREDFLQYCCRFTVDPNTAYRDLHLSEGNRRVERRLEDQSYPAHPDRFDVYPQVLCREGVSARCYWEVERSGDVDIAVSYKSISRKGRGDECWFGRNDQSWSLLLTSSSSSFYHNKEVTKLPLVASSRIGVYVDHRAGTLAFYSISGDTMTLLYRVHTTFTHTLYPGFGFELFVGGSVRLL, from the exons ATGGCTGAAGCGATGGCAAGTAACGAGGATATTTTCATGTGTCCTATTTGTTTGGACTTTCTAAAGGATCCGGCGACTCTTAACTGTGGACACAATTACTGTTTGGGTTGTATTGAGGGCTGCTGGAATGAGGAAGATGTGAAGGGCGTTTACAGCTGTCCTCAGTGCAGACAGACTTTCACACCAAGACCTGTTTTAAAGAAGAATTTTATTATGGCTGAGCTCGTGGATCAAATGAAGAAATGCAGAATACAAACTGCAGCTGctgttgaatgtgctgctggacctggagatgtggcctgTGACGTCTGCACCggtagaaaactcaaagctgtcaagtcctgtctggagtgtgtgGTATCATACTGTGACACTCATTTAAAAACTCACAATGAAGTTAACCCAGGCAGAAATCACACCATGACTGATGCCAcaggccagctacaggagaggatctgccCCCGCCATAAGAAGCCTTACGACATATTCTGTCGCAccgaccagagttgcatctgctatctgtgtacTATGGACGATCACAAAGGCCACGACACGATCACAGCTACGGCAGAATGGAGTCAGAAAAAG GATGGTTTGGGTCAGAGCCAGAGGAGATCCCAGCAGATactccagttgaaggagaaggagctgcaggagctgaggaaggctgtggagactctcaag tctggtacacagacagcagtggaggagagtgagaggatgtttactgagatgatccgctccattgagagaaggtgctctgaggtgacaaagctgatcagagctcaggagaaggctgaggtgagtcgagctgaaggactcctgaagcgactggagcaggagattgctgagctgaagaggacagatgctgagatgacaCAACTGtcactgacacaggatcccatccatttcctcaag AACATTGCGTCCATCACTGGGAGTccttacagcacaatttcaaccagcgtgaccttcagccaaagcttctccttggagcccctgaaggaatctgtgtctgcactgaagatgcagctggaggagaaattagattcagtcttcaagcaggaaatagtcaggatatctgcagcag tgtctgatggccaggctcttattgctgaaccagtgaccagagaggacttcttacagt attgCTGTCGCTTCACtgtggatccaaacacagcatacagagaccTCCATCTGtcagaggggaacaggagggtggagaggagacttGAGGACCAGTCATATCCTgctcatccagacagatttgatgtgtatcctcaggtgctgtgtagagagggtgtgtctgcacgctgctactgggaggttgagaggagtggagatgttgatatagcagtgtcatataaaagcatcagcaggaaaggacggGGTGATGAGTGTTGGTTTGGacgtaatgatcagtcctggagtctgctcctcaccagctccagctcctctttctACCACAATAAGGAAGtgactaaactccctctagtggccagctccagaataggagtgtatgtggatcacagggcaggaactctggccttctacagcatctctggagacacaatgaccctcctgtacagagtccacaccacattcacacacacactctaccctggctTTGGGTTTGAGTTGTTTGTTGGTGGATCAGTGAGGCTGCTGTGA